In a genomic window of Phaenicophaeus curvirostris isolate KB17595 chromosome Z, BPBGC_Pcur_1.0, whole genome shotgun sequence:
- the LYSMD3 gene encoding lysM and putative peptidoglycan-binding domain-containing protein 3, whose protein sequence is MAGRSPPVAHPPAIARPLALPDGEEEEEEEEEEEEEEAPELRARGRERGRRGASRDRLDGTVLLCRDIRDGDTLNAIALQYCCSVADIKRVNNLINDQDFFALRSIKIPVKKFSVLMETHLSPKGRPVLRPADAQEASPLDKFSGSETAGNFLKEVDRDIEEIVRCNDTKRENLNEVVSALAAQQICFETDGKTKSCKDPYYGADWGIGWWTAVVIMLVIGIVTPVFYLLYYEVLVKADVSHHSTMESSPLFVTAASHQKPVENGMNLANIINVGNQGDLQP, encoded by the exons ATGGCCGGTCGCAGCCCGCCGGTAGCGCATCCCCCTGCCATCGCCCGCCCGCTCGCCCTGCCGGACggcgaggaggaagaggaggaggaggaagaagaagaagaagaggaggcgcCGGAGCTGCGGGCGCGGGGCCGGGAGCGGGGGCGCCGCGGCGCCTCGAGGGACCGGCTGGACGGTACcgtgctgctctgcagggacaTCCGCGACGGGGACACGCTGAACGCCATCGCGCTGCAGTACTGCTGCTCG gttGCCGATATCAAGAGAGTTAACAATCTTATCAATGATCAGGATTTCTTTGCCCTGAGGTCTATCAAAATTCCAGTGAAGAAGTTCAGCGTACTGATGGAAACACACCTCTCTCCAAAAGGGAGACCCGTCCTTCGGCCTGCAGATGCACAGGAAGCATCACCGCTTGATAAGTTCTCCGGTAGTGAGACTGCTGGCAACTTCCTAAAAGAAGTGGATCGAGATATAGAAGAAATAGTCAGGTGTAACGATACAAAGAGAGAGAACCTTAATGAAGTCGTTTCTGCCTTAGCAGCCCAGCAGATCTGCTTTGAAACTGATGGTAAAACTAAAAGCTGCAAGGACCCTTACTATGGAGCAGACTGGGGCATAGGATGGTGGACAGCGGTGGTGATCATGCTGGTTATAGGCATAGTCACTCCAGTGTTCTATCTCCTGTATTATGAGGTTCTTGTGAAAGCAGATGTCAGCCACCACTCCACAATGGAATCCTCCCCTTTGTTTGTCACAGCAGCGTCACATCAGAAACCAGTGGAAAACGGTATGAATCTGGCAAATATTATAAATGTGGGTAACCAAGGAGACCTCCAGCCTTAA